The following are from one region of the Silene latifolia isolate original U9 population chromosome 9, ASM4854445v1, whole genome shotgun sequence genome:
- the LOC141600100 gene encoding serine/threonine-protein kinase STY13-like — MLETSKFTGIIGINNPDGHFYDFYHKLGENSNMSIDSFASLQASNGGGSVAMSVDNSSVASNDSLARMLDHPGLKRVNNNYSDAGSVNHKGRGSHNLSDDALAQALMDPNFPTQGLKNFEEWTIDLRKLYMGDAFAQGAFGKLYRGTYEGEEVAIKILERPENDQERAKLMEQQFQQEVMMLATLRHPNIVRFIGSCRKPMVWCIVTEYAKGGSVRQFLTKRHNRSVPLKLAVKQALDVARGMEYVHGLGLIHRDLKSDNLLIFADKSIKIADFGVARIEVQTEGMTPETGTYRWMAPEMIQHRPYTQKVDVYSFGIVLWELITGMLPFQNMTAVQAAFAVVNKGVRPIIPPDCLPVLGEIMSRCWDPNPDVRPPFSDVVKMLEFAETEIMTTVRKARFRCCIAQPMTSD; from the exons ATGTTGGAGACGTCGAAATTTACGGGTATCATAGGCATAAACAACCCCGATGGCCATTTTTACGACTTCTACCACAAGCTTGGTGAGAATTCCAACATGTCCATTGACAGCTTTGCAAGCTTGCAAGCTAGTAATGGCGGGGGTTCTGTTGCAATGTCTGTCGATAACAGCAGCGTGGCTTCTAACGATTCCCTTGCTCGTATGTTGGATCACCCAGGATTGAAACGCGTCAACAATAACTATTCCGATGCCGGGAGTGTTAATCATAAGGGAAGGGGTTCTCATAATTTAAGTGATGATGCACTTGCTCAAGCTCTTATGGATCCTAATTTCCCAACTCAAGGTCTCAAAAATTTTGAGGAGTGGACCATTGATTTGAGGAAGCTTTATATGGGTGATGCATTTGCTCAAGGTGCTTTTGGGAAGCTTTATAGAGGAACTTACGAAGGCGAGGAGGTTGCTATTAAAATTTTGGAGAGGCCCGAGAATGATCAGGAGAGGGCCAAGCTAATGGAGCAACAGTTTCAGCAAGAAGTTATGATGCTTGCCACTCTAAGGCATCCAAATATAGTCAGGTTTATCGGATCTTGTCGTAAACCCATGGTCTGGTGCATTGTTACTGAATATGCCAAGGGTGGTTCAGTTCGTCAGTTCTTGACAAAGAGGCATAACCGTTCAGTTCCTTTGAAATTAGCCGTTAAGCAAGCTCTAGATGTGGCTAGAGGGATGGAGTATGTCCATGGACTTGGATTGATTCACAGGGATTTAAAATCTGACAACCTTTTGATTTTTGCTGATAAGTCTATCAAAATTGCCGACTTTGGAGTTGCTAGGATCGAGGTCCAGACTGAAGGAATGACTCCAGAAACTGGCACTTACCGTTGGATGGCTCC GGAAATGATCCAGCATAGGCCCTACACACAAAAGGTCGACGTGTACAGTTTTGGAATTGTTCTGTGGGAACTGATAACGGGAATGCTCCCTTTCCAGAACATGACAGCTGTCCAGGCAGCATTTGCTGTCGTGAACAAGGGTGTCCGCCCAATAATCCCCCCAGATTGCCTGCCTGTTCTTGGTGAGATCATGTCTCGTTGTTGGGATCCAAACCCTGATGTGCGTCCGCCTTTCTCAGACGTTGTCAAGATGCTCGAGTTTGCAGAGACCGAGATCATGACCACTGTCCGCAAGGCGCGTTTCAGGTGCTGCATTGCTCAACCTATGACCTCTGATTAA
- the LOC141600099 gene encoding pentatricopeptide repeat-containing protein At4g39952, mitochondrial encodes MMKIVKTRMSIVLKLKPSSPLLLFRRSSSSSSSYYINSHLNWFLSNHHSLNLSSLLESHAFIILTGNHNNLFFASKLISRYSSLFKPHFSTLVFNSLLHKDPFLWNSLIQAHFYNSLFPHSLHFFRLMRLSNTPPTHFTIPIVVTASVNLESFHYGLTIHALALKFGLLHRNSAVPSSFIYFYSKSRSMLDARKMFDEMRLRDVVAWTALLIGYLQNGQSHASLECFCLMHRTREYSERPNNRSLEGGFQACANLGALPQGKSLHAFAIKTGYVYFHGVQSSVFSMYSKWGTLAESCYSFSQLGNKDLICWTSIIAAFAKSGFVTKCLSLFWQMQDAGICPDQIVIACVLSSFGDPIWVREGKAFHGLIMRTTSLLDQVVQRALISMYCKFGRLAIAERIFDTLEEKNSETWNLMVCEYGKAGVGRKCLLLFREMLHRRIECDFNILISVITSCTQLGILHLGKSVHCYVIKNLLDDNVSLSNSLLDMYGKCGGLAIAMSIFGRIQRDKVTWNTLISAFVHKGEFAEALVAFDEMIVEGASPDTSTLVTVLSACSRLASVEHGMKIHNYVNSVGIELTISLKTALIDMYGKCGHLETSREIFDSMKERDVISWNVMISCYGLHGDARSAIEVFEKMEECNSIRPNELTFLALLLACSHAGLTKEAKYFLNKMQDYSMKPTIKHYTCIVDLLGKSGNLQEAEDVVMSMPVTPDGGLWGALLSACKLHNEVEIGKRIASLAIEADPENDGYYIALSNMLDSTGEWKEAEKFRAIMKEKGVRKRLGWSTL; translated from the coding sequence ATGATGAAGATAGTAAAAACACGAATGTCTATTGTGCTTAAATTAAAGCCAAGTTCCCCCCTCCTCCTCTTCAGGagatcatcatcgtcatcgtcatcgtaCTACATTAACAGTCACTTAAACTGGTTTCTCAGTAATCATCACTCTTTAAACTTGTCATCTCTCCTTGAATCACACGCTTTCATTATTCTCACTGGTAATCACAACAATCTCTTCTTTGCTTCTAAACTCATTTCCAGATACTCTTCTCTTTTCAAACCCCATTTTTCCACTCTTGTTTTCAATTCTCTGCTTCATAAAGACCCTTTTCTTTGGAATTCTCTCATTCAAGCACACTTTTACAATTCCCTTTTTCCTCATTCTCTTCACTTTTTCCGACTTATGCGCCTTTCCAATACCCCTCCTACCCATTTTACCATTCCCATCGTCGTTACCGCTTCTGTCAACTTGGAGTCTTTTCATTACGGTCTAACCATTCATGCCTTGGCTCTCAAGTTTGGTCTTTTACATCGCAATTCTGCTGTACCCTCTTCTTTTATCTATTTTTACTCTAAATCTCGCTCTATGCTCGATGCCCGTaagatgtttgatgaaatgcgccTCAGAGATGTCGTTGCTTGGACTGCGCTTCTCATTGGTTATTTGCAAAATGGTCAGAGTCACGCAAGTTTAGAATGTTTTTGTCTCATGCATAGGACTCGAGAATATAGTGAGAGGCCGAATAATAGGAGCTTAGAAGGAGGGTTTCAAGCGTGTGCAAATTTAGGGGCTTTGCCACAAGGGAAATCTTTACACGCCTTTGCTATTAAGACTGGATATGTCTACTTCCATGGTGTTCAGTCGTCCGTTTTTTCTATGTATTCTAAATGGGGTACTCTTGCCGAATCTTGTTATTCCTTCTCTCAACTTGGAAACAAGGATCTCATATGTTGGACGTCAATCATTGCTGCTTTTGCAAAATCAGGGTTTGTAACTAAATGCTTAAGCTTATTTTGGCAGATGCAAGATGCTGGCATATGTCCTGATCAAATTGTTATTGCTTGTGTGCTTTCGTCCTTTGGTGACCCTATTTGGGTTCGTGAAGGAAAAGCATTTCATGGATTGATAATGAGAACAACATCTCTTTTAGATCAAGTGGTCCAGAGGGCATTGATCTCAATGTATTGCAAATTTGGGAGATTGGCGATTGCAGAGAGAATCTTTGATACATTAGAGGAAAAAAATTCTGAAACTTGGAACTTGATGGTTTGTGAATATGGAAAAGCTGGAGTAGGCAGAAAGTGTTTGCTTCTGTTCAGAGAAATGCTACACCGACGGATTGAGTGTGATTTCAATATTTTAATTTCTGTTATTACATCTTGTACACAGTTGGGAATACTCCACCTCGGCAAATCTGTGCATTGTTATGTCATCAAGAACCTACTCGATGATAATGTTTCCTTGTCGAATTCACTTTTGGATATGTACGGAAAGTGTGGCGGCTTAGCCATTGCAATGAGCATCTTTGGAAGGATACAGAGAGACAAAGTTACTTGGAACACATTGATTTCAGCATTCGTGCACAAGGGAGAATTCGCTGAGGCATTGGTTGCATTTGATGAAATGATTGTAGAAGGAGCAAGTCCAGATACATCAACTCTTGTGACCGTGTTATCAGCTTGCTCTCGTTTAGCTTCCGTAGAGCATGGAATGAAGATACACAACTATGTAAACTCAGTTGGAATTGAGTTAACTATCTCACTTAAAACGGCATTGATTGACATGTATGGGAAATGTGGGCATCTTGAGACGTCAAGGGAGATCTTTGATTCCATGAAAGAAAGAGATGTAATCTCCTGGAACGTAATGATCTCTTGTTATGGTTTGCATGGAGATGCAAGATCTGCGATTGAGGTCTTTGAAAAAATGGAAGAATGTAACAGCATTAGGCCTAATGAACTGACCTTTCTAGCTCTTTTGCTGGCTTGCAGTCATGCAGGTCTTACAAAGGAAGCAAAatattttttgaacaaaatgCAGGATTATTCCATGAAACCCACTATAAAACACTATACTTGTATTGTGGATCTCCTTGGTAAGTCCGGTAATTTGCAGGAAGCTGAAGACGTAGTTATGTCAATGCCGGTGACTCCTGATGGAGGTCTTTGGGGAGCCTTGTTAAGTGCTTGTAAACTTCACAATGAAGTGGAAATCGGAAAAAGGATTGCTAGTCTTGCTATCGAAGCAGATCCTGAAAATGATGGCTATTATATAGCCTTGTCAAATATGTTGGATTCCACTGGTGAGTGGAAGGAGGCAGAGAAATTCAGGGCAATAATGAAGGAAAAGGGAGTGAGAAAGAGACTTGGTTGGAGTACATTGTAA